The DNA window AAGGCCGGCGAGGCCATGGACTTCACGGTGAATAAGGCCGTCGAGGCGAAGGACTTCACGGTGAATAAGGCCGGCGAGGCCATGGACTTCACAGTGAATAAGGCCGGCGAGTATAAGGACTTCACGGTGAATAAGGCCGTCGAGGCGAAGGACTTCACGGTGAATAAGGCAGGCGAGGCCAAGGACTTAACGGTGAATAAAGCCGTTGAGGCGAAGGACTTCACGGTGAATAAGGCCGGCGAGGCGAAGGACTTCACGGTGAATAAGGCCGGCGAGGCAAAGGATTACACGATGAATATTGGGTATGATTTTTCTtataccaaaatttatttttcagctttatatatatatatataaaaataatcaaatctcattaataaatttcatattattaatattaaaaaattgactaTTCTATTATatctcattaaaatattattattattttttacccaAAATGTTAATAGAGGAAATTACCTTATGAAATATCAAcattataaaatagttaaacaaatacaaaatattaactCAAAGATAATCTAGAGAGAAAAATTTGGCAATGAAGGGTTTCTTTTAGCATTGtttgcttcttctttttttttattattgtattgcTTTGATCATCTTCACTACAGGTGTGAAATTTACTAATTGGGTAATTAACTTATACataatttactaattttatgttgattatatattgatttcatcttattttgatttttaggaaCGCAAATTGATGACAAAATCACGATAAACTCAAGAGTTATCGACTAATGTTAGGGAGTACACCAGATTGTCTGTACTTCTAGTTAATAAATGATTGTATTAACTtccatttcaatttcaaatttaatcttatcatatttatattgttaaatgcATGCAAATGTGATTGGATTATGAACCTATTATTCCAGAGAtgattaaattatgtttaataaaaaaaatagagctAAAATTTATGCAGGTATAAAATAattgtgtgtgatttaaaaagatTTGAGCCTTTAAATTaagattttctaaaatataatttcaaaagaaaatgataaattacaaaaataggGTTATCAATTGTTTTAGTTCTTTAGAGTTAGAGATAAT is part of the Impatiens glandulifera chromosome 1, dImpGla2.1, whole genome shotgun sequence genome and encodes:
- the LOC124920174 gene encoding late embryogenesis abundant protein ECP63-like isoform X1, which codes for MTSKQTPQAGESKDYTIVNKAVEAKDFTVNKAGEYMDFTVNKAVEAKDFTVNTAGEYKDFTVNKAVEAKDFTVNKAVEAKDLTVNKAGEYKDFTVNKAGEAMDFTVNKAVEAKDFTVNKAGEAMDFTVNKAGEYKDFTVNKAVEAKDFTVNKAGEAKDLTVNKAVEAKDFTVNKAGEAKDFTVNKAGEAKDYTMNIGNAN
- the LOC124920174 gene encoding late embryogenesis abundant protein ECP63-like isoform X3; the encoded protein is MTSKQTPQAGESKDYTIVNKAVEAKDFTVNKAVEAKDFTVNTAGEYKDFTVNKAVEAKDFTVNKAVEAKDLTVNKAGEYKDFTVNKAGEAMDFTVNKAVEAKDFTVNKAGEAMDFTVNKAGEYKDFTVNKAVEAKDFTVNKAGEAKDLTVNKAVEAKDFTVNKAGEAKDFTVNKAGEAKDYTMNIGNAN
- the LOC124920174 gene encoding late embryogenesis abundant protein ECP63-like isoform X4, whose protein sequence is MTSKQTPQAGESKDYTIVNKAVEAKDFTVNKAVEAKDFTVNKAVEAKDLTVNKAGEYKDFTVNKAGEAMDFTVNKAVEAKDFTVNKAGEAMDFTVNKAGEYKDFTVNKAVEAKDFTVNKAGEAKDLTVNKAVEAKDFTVNKAGEAKDFTVNKAGEAKDYTMNIGNAN